A window of Desulforegulaceae bacterium genomic DNA:
GTATATAGATGATGAATTTTTTGAAGAAAATCCATACGGTCTCGTTATAGATGAAAGGGAAGAAGAAGTAATTATTTTAGAATTTAAATCAGGGGAAAATGAAAACTCATTTGATTATAAAGGAATTTATTTAGAAAAATTTAATGTTGAAAAAAACAAGCAAAAAATTTTTTTTAAAAAAGTTGCGGCAAGAGGGACTTCTGAATTTCCATCAGTGTTTGTCACATTTAAAGATATAAATGAAAATGAAGACTATTTTTCAGAGAAAAAGAAAAAAGGAAAAATAATAACCATTCTTCAAAAATATAATGAAGATGAAAAAATTTCTTCCTTGTATGATTCTTTTTTACAGAATTCTGAACAGATTAAAGAGTCAATTAAAGAATCCATGCAGGGGCGTAAATCTGATAAGGATCTTTATATTTTGAGTCTTAAAATTGATAATAAATATATAGGTGACTCAGATATTTTTAAAGATATTAGACAAAAAACAAAGGAAAATTTATTAGCACCTTATTTCACGCTTGATAATAAAGTTTTTAAAGAAGTAAATAAATTTTGTTCTGTATGTTTGAGTGAGAATAAAGAAGTGTGGGGGTATGTAAGTACATTCAATTTTTATACTGCCAAAACTGAGTTTGCTCCCATTGCAGGAGGGCTGGATAAAACAAAAGCATGGAAAAATTATCCTGTATGTCCCGAATGTGCAGTTAAATTAAAAGATGTTAAGCCAATAATAGAAGATTACATGAATTACTATTTTTGTGGATTTAGCTATTATTTAATTCCAGAATTTTTAATTTCCCACCCTGATAATGCTGAGATTATGGATTTCTTTCTAGATAAGGAAACTGCTTTGGGAAAATTCAGCATGTCAGAACAAACAAGAAATTCGATAACTAATTCAAAGACTGATATTTTAGATATTATAAAAGATACAGATAATCGAGTTAATTACTCAATGCTGTTTTATAAGAAAAACAATAATGAATTTAAAATTTTAATGAATATTGAGGATGTTTATCCTTCTCAGTTTAAGCAAATTTTTGATGCTAAGAATAAAGCAGAGGAAAATCATATTTTTAAAAATTTAAAAAGCTCAAAAAATGTTTATGATTTAAAGTTTAAATTTGAGTTTATTAAAGATTTTATGGGCGAGTTGGAAAAAAGTTTTTTAGAGGTAGTAAGGTCTGTTTTTTTACAAAAAAAAATTGATTACTCTTTTCTTATGATAAAAATTGTTGACTCTATCAGGACAAAGTTTGCAAACAATGAAAATATAAGTCTTTCTGTTTTGAAAAGTTTTATGACTTTAAAATTTTTGAATAATTTAAACATAATAAATCTGTCTTTAAATAAAAAGGAGGATAAATTGGAATCAGAATATAATGATTTTTTTAATGAACACAAAGATTTCTTTAATAATCCGGCTAAAAAAGCTGTTTTTCTTGAAGGTGTTTTATGTCAAAAATTATTGAATATTCAGTATAGTAAAAGAGAAGCATCTCCATTTAGAAATAAATTGAATGGTCTGAAATTAAGTCCCAAATTAATAAAAAAATTATTCCCCGAGATTATTTCAAAATTAGAACAATATGACTCAAATTATTATAAAAAACTGGAAGAAACCATTTCAAAATTATTTCTGGAATCCAATTTTGATGACATGTCAAATGATGAAATCAGTTTTTATTTTGCCGTAGGAATGACCCTTCATAAAGAAATAATAAATAATCAATCTGATAAAAATAACAATTCAAAAACAGAGTAGTTTTAATAAGGAGATAAATAATGACTATTAAAAACCGCAGAGAACTTCTTTTTATTTATGATGTAAAAAATGCAAATCCAAATGGAGACCCTGCCGATGAAAATAAACCAAGAATTGATGAAGAAACCGGCTTAAATATTGTTACTGATGTAAGACTTAAAAGGACTGTAAGAGATCAGTTTTTTAATTTTATGGGTTATAACGGTAAAGAGGATAAAGATATTTTTGTCAGAACAACAGATTCTGAAAAAGGCGGTATAAAAGACGGAAAAGCAAGAGCTAGAGATTTTGGCTCTTTAAAAAAAGATATGATGGAAGATATACTAAAAAAATGTATAGATATCAGGCTTTTTGGCGGTGTCATTCCAATGGATAAAGATTCTATAATTTTTACGGGGCCAGTTCAGTTTAAAATGGGAAAATCTCTTCATAAAGTACAGGTTAAATATATAAAAGGAACTGGTGCTTTTGCAGGGAAAGAAGGTGCTAATCAGCAGACTTTCAGAGAAGAATATATTTTGCCGTATTCGCTCATTTGTTTTCACGGAATAATAAACGAAAATGCCGCTAAAGAAACCAGGCTTACAGATGAAGATATTGAAGAATTGAAAAAAGCAATGTGGGAAGGGACTAAAAACCTTATTTCCCGTTCAAAATTTGAACATAGTCCTCAAATGCTTATCGAAGTAAAATATAAGGAAGAAAACTTTTTTATTGGCGAACTTGATAAATATATATCCTTTGATTCAGACCTCCCAGACGAAAAAATAAGGGATATTTCTGATGGTATTTTAAATCTTAATGAGCTTAAAAAGATTGTTGAGTTTAATAAGGATAAAATTGAATCTGTTGAATTAAAACAAAACAACAGGGTTAAATTTGAAGGGTTTGAACTTTCAGAAGGGCTGAATTACAGAAAGGTCTGATAAATATGACTTTTATACCGGAAAAAATATTAGTATTTGATATTTTTGGTGATTATGCTCAGTTCAGAAAATTTTTTACCAATATGTCGCCTTTAACTTTTTCCATACCTCCAAGAACTGTTCTTGCAGGTATTATGGGGGCTATTGCAGGTATTAAAAAAGAAGAAAACCCAGAGTCTTTTTTAAAAGCAAATTCTTTTATATCTTTAAAAATTAACAATCCTGTAAAAAAGGTAAAAATACCTTTGAATTATATAAAAACGGAGAGCAGAACCAAAATATACAGATATGAGGCTCATAAACCTACAAACGTTGAATTTTTAAAAGATCCGTCCTTCAGGGTTTATTTCTCGCACAAAGATTTTGAACTGTATTCAAAAATTAAAGAAAATTTAAAATTCCATAAGTCTGTTTATACTTTAAATCTTGGAATAAGCTGTTGTATTTGTGATTTTAAGTTTCTTGGTGAATTTAACCTTGAAGAAAAACAAGGCAAAGCTTCTATGTCTTCAGTAGTTCCTAAATCTAAAATTAAGACCATTGAATTTGGTGATTCATTGATACAGCAGTGTACTCTTCCAAATATTTATCTAAACAGCCGTGAAGTTCAGGAATATAAGGAATTTTTGTATGAAATTAAGGGCGGTCTGATTAAAGGAGAGATGGAACATTATTATAAAATAGATGAAATGGAGGAAAATATAATTGAAATGTAAGCTGATGTCTCATCCTGGGAAACTATTAAAAACACATCTTGAAGGTACGCTGCAAAATGGAATGGATATTTTTAAAAGAAACGGGATTTATAAAAAACATGAAAATTTTATTAATCCTGTTTTACTGCTCCATGATCTGGGTAAGGCATCTTCATATTTTCAGGATTACATCAGCGGTAGTAAACAAGTAAAAGATACTTTAAAGCGGCACGCTGAAATATCTGCATTATGGTTTTACTTTTATTCAAAAGAAATTTTAAATTTAAGTGAAAAATTTTGTGTATTTGGATACATTTTGATTAAGTATCATCATGCTGATTTTATAAATTTTGATAAGATGTGTGCCGCTTCATTAAATAAAGAAGAAATTTTTCAAATCAATAATGAAATTGATTATGATGAATTGAAATTTATTTATAAAGATAAGCTTGATTCAGAATTTTTTAATAAAAAAAACTTTGAAAACAAATATGAAAATTACACAAATAGTGGCGGAATTAAAAGGGTTTTTAAAATAAGAAAAACTCTTGAAATAAAAGATTATTTGCTTTTAAATTATTTTTTTTCAATTTTACTTACAGCAGATAAAAGTGATGCAATTTTAAATGACAGAATTATTCCTGTAACTCCAAAATGGCCTGAAAATGCTGTAGATGAGTATAAGAAACAATTTTTAGAAGATGATAATATTCTTACCATTGTAAGAAATAAAGCTTATTTGGAAGCTGAGTCCAATTTAAATACGAATTCAAGATTTTTTTCCCTTAATCTTCCAACCGGTGCAGGAAAAACACTTAATGTTTTAAATACAGCTTTGAAATTAAAGAAAAATAAAAATTTAAATAAAATAATTTATTGTCTTCCATTTACATCGGTAATAGACCAGAATGCAAAAGTTTTTGAAGATGTTTTAAATTATAACAATATCCAACCTTCATCTGATTTAATCCTCAAGCACCATCATTTAACAGAACTTAGTTATATCAGGCAATTTGAGGACGAAAATAAAATTTATTCTTCAAAAGATTCTGAGTTTTATATTGAAGGCTGGGAAAGTGAACTGGTTGTTACAACTTTTTTTCAGTTACTTCATACTTTTTTTTCTAATAAAAATAAGTCCCTAAGAAAATTTCACAATTTATCTAACTCTATTGTTATTTTAGATGAAGTTCAGTCTATCCCTTTAAAATATTGGGAGCTTATTAACCTGATTTTTAAATATTGTGCAGAAGAGTTTAATATTTATTTTATTTTGGTTACGGCAACAATGCCTTTGATATTTTCCGAAGAAAAAAAGGAAATTGAAGAACTGGCCAAATCTAAAAAGAGCTATTTTGATTCTATGAGCAGAATAAAACTTAATACTGATAATCTTAAAGAAAAAATTCATATAAATGACTTTAAAAAAACTGTGCTGCATGATGTTCAGCAAAATCCAGACATAAGCAGACTTTTTATAATGAATACCGTGAAATCATCCCTTGATTTATTCAATTATTTAAAAGAGCATATTCCTGAAGACAATCTGGTTTATCTTTCATCAAATATAATTCCAAAGGAAAGAATAAATAAAATTTCAGATATCAAAAAGAATCCGCAAAGCAGGATAATTGTATCAACCCAGCTTGTTGAAGCAGGTGTTGATATTGATATTGATGTTGTTTACAGAGATATAGCTCCTTTGGATTCAATTTTTCAGGCTTGCGGAAGATGCAATAGGAATAATAAATCGTCTGATCTTTCAGAAGTAAAGTTGTTTTTGATAACAGATGATAAAAAACTTTATTCATCATATATTTATGATCAAGTTTTTATAGACAGTACTTTGGAAGTTTTAAAATCAAAAAAAGAGTTTCATGAAAAAGAATTTCTTAATTTATCGGAGTTGTATTTTCAAAAAATTAAAGAACGTTATGAAGTTTCAGATTCAAAGAATATTTTAAAAAATATTGAGTCTTTATTTTATTTTAATGCTTTTAATAAATCGGCAAAGCCTGAGCATAAAATTTTCGAGCTTATTGAGCCGTTTTCAACAGTTTCGGCTTTTATAGAAATTGATGATGAAGCTTCAAATATATATTGTTCGTATCAGGAATTGCTATTGTCTGAAATTGAAGACCCTTTTGAAAAAAGACTTTTGTTTAAGGATGCATACAAAAAAATGTCACCTTATATAATAAATATACCTGAGCCAAGGGCAAAAAACTGCGGATATGATGAAACTTTGGGTAAAATATGGTTTATAACAAGACCTATGGTTGAAGAACTTTATAATACTGAAACAGGCTTTAATAGAGACAGAGAAGTTGTTGATTTTATTTTTTAATATTTAGGTTTCTTATGGTAAATAGTGGTTTTTCTATAACAGCAAGCCTTATGCTTGAATTTTTGTATTGTCCAAGGTTTACATATTTTGAGTATGTTCTTGGAATTCCTCAAAATGAGGGGAAAAGATTTAAGGTAGAAAAGGGTAGGAACGTTCATGAAAAAGTTAGGACTGTAAATCCTGATTATTTGAGAAAAAAAATTGGGGTTAAATCCAAAGAAGCTGATGTTTATTTATCTTCAAAGTCAGGGATTCGGGGTATTGTTGATGAAATATTGTTTCTTGAAGATGGAACTGCCGCACCTTTAGATTATAAATATGCAAAATACGAAGAGAAAATATTTAACACTTACAAATTTCAGCTTGTTTTTTATGCAAAACTTATTGAGGAAAATTATAATATTAATGTTAAAAAAGGTTTTTTGATTTATTCAAGAAGCCAGAATAAGCTTGTTGAAGTTGAAATTGGTAAGAAGGATTATTCTGAATTAAACAATCTTTTACAGGATATAAATTCAGTTATTTCGGACTGCAAATATCCTGAAGCTACAAAAGTTGTCAGAAGATGTCCTGACTGCTGCTACAGAAATATTTGTGAAAAACAGATTTAAGTGAAATTCTTATGTATAATCGGTGTGTTATTTTACTATGGTTAAGAATGTTGAGATAAAAACATTGAAATTTTTTTCATATTTAGTTAAATTTCGGTCTTTGACAATTTTATTTTACTTATTGATTTTATTTTGAATTTTTATAATTTGCTCTTTTAGAATTACTTCCAAGACAACAAGGATTGAAACGAAGAGGCAGAAGAAAGGTTTGAAAGATTGAGTATTCCTTTTAGAATTACTTCCAAGACAACAAGGATTGAAACATAATCCGCTTCAGCTGCTCCCACATTAGCTCTAGCTTTTAGAATTACTTCCAAGACAACAAGGATTGAAACTTTCCTCTGACGCTCCAAGCTCTTCCAGTGTTTCAGCTTTTAGAATTACTTCCAAGACAACAAGGATTGAAACTTTGCTGTAAAGTACTATTTAAAGATTTTCCTTGTCTTTTAGAATTACTTCCAAGACAACAAGGATTGAAACAAAATCAGCCTTATGATTATTGCCCTCAAGAAGTTTCTTTTAGAATTACTTCCAAGACAACAAGGATTGAAACGAATTTGAAATATTGGGTGATGTTTCTAGCATTGACTTTTAGAATTACTTCCAAGACAACAAGGATTGAAACTTTCTTATTGGCTCTCTCCTAACACCCATAAATTTTCTTTTAGAATTACTTCCAAGACAACAAGGATTGAAACGACTTGGTTGAGTGTGCTTAATGAATGCTATTCCACTTTTAGAATTACTTCCAAGACAACAAGGATTGAAACCAATCTCTTGAAAAAGCTATCAAAGAAAATACAACTTTTAGAATTACTTCCAAGACAACAAGGATTGAAACAAGATTTTCCTTGTGTATTAAAACTTTCAGAACCTCTTTTAGAATTACTTCCAAGACAACAAGGATTGAAACATAAATAGGTATAAAGTACTGATATTATAATAAAACTTTTAGAATTACTTCCAAGACAACAAGGATTGAAACTGCACTGATCTTTGAGTAGGACAGTGTAACAGCACACTTTTAGAATTACTTCCAAGACAACAAGGATTGAAACAGAGGTGTTGCAAAATATTCACCCTCGGCCATATCTTCTTTTAGAATTACTTCCAAGACAACAAGGATTGAAACCTTAAGCTTGCAACGGCAGACAAGCAGGGCTCTAAATCTTTTAGAATTACTTCCAAGACAACAAGGATTGAAACTTTTTTCGTTTTTAGTTTTGGTTCTTACATACTCTTTTAGAATTACTTCCAAGACAACAAGGATTGAAACCCTGAAGATGCTCAGAATAAATACTTTTCTGAGCCTTTTAGAATTACTTCCAAGACAACAAGGATTGAAACACCAGGTGCCTGCTTTTGTGGCTGAAAACTGGATTCTTTTAGAATTACTTCCAAGACAACAAGGATTGAAACATTGGTGCACCTATGGCAGCACCAAGAGCCAGAGTCTTTTAGAATTACTTCCAAGACAACAAGGATTGAAACAAAGACCGGTTACCCTGCCGACAAATCCGGCCTCACCACTTTTAGAATTACTTCCAAGACAACAAGGATTGAAACAGCAGGGCTGGGTTGATATTAAGGACCGGGTAAAAACTTTTAGAATTACTTCCAAGACAACAAGGATTGAAACTCCGCTTGAAATCCTGTGATTTACATCTTCAATAAACTTTTAGAATTACTTCCAAGACAACAAGGATTGAAACTTGGTCATAATGTTGCTGACAGGCAGCTTATAGAACTTTTAGAATTACTTCCAAGACAACAAGGATTGAAACGGTATCAGTATCGGTGCTTCCATGTCTTCTGGTGTCTTTTAGAATTACTTCCAAGACAACAAGGATTGAAACATATCTGGCTGAACGGGCTTGCATCGAGGGAGATTATTCTTTTAGAATTACTTCCAAGACAACAAGGATTGAAACTCCGGACGGAATTGCAACGGGGCATGACTTAATCTTTTAGAATTACTTCCAAGACAACAAGGATTGAAACAACGTCAGGTGTGCAGCAGCTTCCCCTTTGGTCATCTTTTAGAATTACTTCCAAGACAACAAGGATTGAAACAGCCAAATGACTGGACTTCAAGTCCTGCTCCTGCACCTTTTAGAATTACTTCCAAGACAACAAGGATTGAAACGCTGCTGCAAATAAACGTTACCATGGACTCTATATCGCTTTTAGAATTACTTCCAAGACAACAAGGATTGAAACTTGTTCGTGGCTTGACTGGCGAAGAGTTTGCAAGGCTTTTAGAATTACTTCCAAGACAACAAGGATTGAAACCTTGGTGAATGGAGAGATGAAAAATCAGGGAAGGAACTTTTAGAATTACTTCCAAGACAACAAGGATTGAAACCTGCAAAAGAAGCTGCACAAGGCCTTGAATTTTCTTTTAGAATTACTTCCAAGACAACAAGGATTGAAACAAATCAGGAAACACTCATGAAGGGTAGCCCGGCACTTTTAGAATTACTTCCAAGACAACAAGGATTGAAACACCCTCAGAATGTTATTAATAATCTGCAATCAGAACTTTTAGAATTACTTCCAAGACAACAAGGATTGAAACAAAACAATAGGAGCTTACATGAATAAAAAAACTGCTTTTAGAATTACTTCCAAGACAACAAGGATTGAAACGACTCTGCGTCTTCTTCTTCCTGTATCCCCCAGTCTTCTTTTAGAATTACTTCCAAGACAACAAGGATTGAAACAGTTCTGCTCGGACTTCTTCTTTTGCTTCAAATCTCTTTTAGAATTACTTCCAAGACAACAAGGATTGAAACCTTAAGCTTGCAACGGCAGACAAGCAGGGCTCTAAATCTTTTAGAATTACTTCCAAGACAACAAGGATTGAAACATATAGAAAGCATCTGAGTCCTCCTCTAATCCGAACACTTTTAGAATTACTTCCAAGACAACAAGGATTGAAACTGTGTTTCATTGTCTTCATATTCCTTATTCTGAAGCTTTTAGAATTACTTCCAAGACAACAAGGATTGAAACAATATTCTGGGAAGGGAAAAAAATAATGGAAAATTCTTTTAGAATTACTTCCAAGACAACAAGGATTGAAACATAAGTATTATTGCAGGGGGGCTTCTTGTTCGTCCGCTTTCAGAATTACTTCCAAGACAACAAGGATTGAAACATTGCTCTTGGTGCTGCCGGGCTTGCATATTCAACTTTCAGAATTACTTCCAAGACAACAAGGATTGAAACCTGAAATAATAGGCGAACTTGAAACAGGATTGAATACTTTCAGAATTACTTCCAAGACAACAAGGATTGAAACAAAACTGGGTAATGAGCGAGATTGCAGGTTTTGTTCTTTTAGAATTACTTCCAAGACAACAAGGATTGAAACCTTGAACTTCAAAAGTACAACTTTCACGAATATCTTCTTTTAGAATTACTTCCAAGACAACAAGGATTGAAACATATCTACCATTCCACAAAACAAACCACTTGGGTCCTCTTTTAGAATTACTTCCAAGACAACAAGGATTGAAACCTGGGAAGAACACGATCTGCAAAAGAAGAAGACTCTTTTAGAATTACTTCCAAGACAACAAGGATTGAAACTTAAGTTTTTGTCCTGTATCTGAAAAACCCTTATTAACTTTTAGAATTACTTCCAAGACAACAAGGATTGAAACAATAATTTTGTCTAATAAAAATAAATTCTTCTTTTGCTTTTAGAATTACTTCCAAGACAACAAGGATTGAAACCATTGCCCATGAAGGCCTTGAACTATTACTCTGTCTTTTAGAATTACTTCCAAGACAACAAGGATTGAAACAATTCTTTATTGCCAGAAAGTTAAAAATTAATAAACTTTTAGAATTACTTCCAAGACAACAAGGATTGAAACTAAA
This region includes:
- the cas4 gene encoding CRISPR-associated protein Cas4, encoding MVNSGFSITASLMLEFLYCPRFTYFEYVLGIPQNEGKRFKVEKGRNVHEKVRTVNPDYLRKKIGVKSKEADVYLSSKSGIRGIVDEILFLEDGTAAPLDYKYAKYEEKIFNTYKFQLVFYAKLIEENYNINVKKGFLIYSRSQNKLVEVEIGKKDYSELNNLLQDINSVISDCKYPEATKVVRRCPDCCYRNICEKQI
- the cas7b gene encoding type I-B CRISPR-associated protein Cas7/Csh2 — encoded protein: MTIKNRRELLFIYDVKNANPNGDPADENKPRIDEETGLNIVTDVRLKRTVRDQFFNFMGYNGKEDKDIFVRTTDSEKGGIKDGKARARDFGSLKKDMMEDILKKCIDIRLFGGVIPMDKDSIIFTGPVQFKMGKSLHKVQVKYIKGTGAFAGKEGANQQTFREEYILPYSLICFHGIINENAAKETRLTDEDIEELKKAMWEGTKNLISRSKFEHSPQMLIEVKYKEENFFIGELDKYISFDSDLPDEKIRDISDGILNLNELKKIVEFNKDKIESVELKQNNRVKFEGFELSEGLNYRKV
- the cas3 gene encoding CRISPR-associated helicase Cas3', encoding MKCKLMSHPGKLLKTHLEGTLQNGMDIFKRNGIYKKHENFINPVLLLHDLGKASSYFQDYISGSKQVKDTLKRHAEISALWFYFYSKEILNLSEKFCVFGYILIKYHHADFINFDKMCAASLNKEEIFQINNEIDYDELKFIYKDKLDSEFFNKKNFENKYENYTNSGGIKRVFKIRKTLEIKDYLLLNYFFSILLTADKSDAILNDRIIPVTPKWPENAVDEYKKQFLEDDNILTIVRNKAYLEAESNLNTNSRFFSLNLPTGAGKTLNVLNTALKLKKNKNLNKIIYCLPFTSVIDQNAKVFEDVLNYNNIQPSSDLILKHHHLTELSYIRQFEDENKIYSSKDSEFYIEGWESELVVTTFFQLLHTFFSNKNKSLRKFHNLSNSIVILDEVQSIPLKYWELINLIFKYCAEEFNIYFILVTATMPLIFSEEKKEIEELAKSKKSYFDSMSRIKLNTDNLKEKIHINDFKKTVLHDVQQNPDISRLFIMNTVKSSLDLFNYLKEHIPEDNLVYLSSNIIPKERINKISDIKKNPQSRIIVSTQLVEAGVDIDIDVVYRDIAPLDSIFQACGRCNRNNKSSDLSEVKLFLITDDKKLYSSYIYDQVFIDSTLEVLKSKKEFHEKEFLNLSELYFQKIKERYEVSDSKNILKNIESLFYFNAFNKSAKPEHKIFELIEPFSTVSAFIEIDDEASNIYCSYQELLLSEIEDPFEKRLLFKDAYKKMSPYIINIPEPRAKNCGYDETLGKIWFITRPMVEELYNTETGFNRDREVVDFIF
- the cas5b gene encoding type I-B CRISPR-associated protein Cas5b produces the protein MTFIPEKILVFDIFGDYAQFRKFFTNMSPLTFSIPPRTVLAGIMGAIAGIKKEENPESFLKANSFISLKINNPVKKVKIPLNYIKTESRTKIYRYEAHKPTNVEFLKDPSFRVYFSHKDFELYSKIKENLKFHKSVYTLNLGISCCICDFKFLGEFNLEEKQGKASMSSVVPKSKIKTIEFGDSLIQQCTLPNIYLNSREVQEYKEFLYEIKGGLIKGEMEHYYKIDEMEENIIEM
- a CDS encoding TIGR02556 family CRISPR-associated protein, with the translated sequence MIHKMYKLHEYIDDEFFEENPYGLVIDEREEEVIILEFKSGENENSFDYKGIYLEKFNVEKNKQKIFFKKVAARGTSEFPSVFVTFKDINENEDYFSEKKKKGKIITILQKYNEDEKISSLYDSFLQNSEQIKESIKESMQGRKSDKDLYILSLKIDNKYIGDSDIFKDIRQKTKENLLAPYFTLDNKVFKEVNKFCSVCLSENKEVWGYVSTFNFYTAKTEFAPIAGGLDKTKAWKNYPVCPECAVKLKDVKPIIEDYMNYYFCGFSYYLIPEFLISHPDNAEIMDFFLDKETALGKFSMSEQTRNSITNSKTDILDIIKDTDNRVNYSMLFYKKNNNEFKILMNIEDVYPSQFKQIFDAKNKAEENHIFKNLKSSKNVYDLKFKFEFIKDFMGELEKSFLEVVRSVFLQKKIDYSFLMIKIVDSIRTKFANNENISLSVLKSFMTLKFLNNLNIINLSLNKKEDKLESEYNDFFNEHKDFFNNPAKKAVFLEGVLCQKLLNIQYSKREASPFRNKLNGLKLSPKLIKKLFPEIISKLEQYDSNYYKKLEETISKLFLESNFDDMSNDEISFYFAVGMTLHKEIINNQSDKNNNSKTE